One genomic window of Acidimicrobiia bacterium includes the following:
- a CDS encoding ABC transporter ATP-binding protein, with protein sequence MLSVRDLEVFYGAARVLKGISFDVYQGEIVTIIGGNGAGKSTTLKTISGVSELLKDVRGKIWYKGRRIDQLPAHRIARLGIAHVPEGRRVFPQSTVEDNLLLGAYRRFKKERRKVRAELDDIYDRFPVLAERRHRAAGLLSGGEQQMLAIARGLMSNPDFLLLDEPSLGLAPILVREVFEIINDLAAEGKTILIVEQMAVQALEVADRAYVLETGSITLEGTGQELIEDPRVKAAYLGTV encoded by the coding sequence ATGCTGTCCGTACGGGACCTAGAAGTCTTTTACGGAGCCGCTCGCGTACTCAAAGGCATTAGTTTCGACGTTTATCAGGGCGAGATTGTGACGATTATTGGTGGTAACGGTGCTGGCAAGTCTACGACCCTGAAGACAATCTCTGGGGTGTCCGAGCTCCTAAAGGATGTCCGTGGGAAGATCTGGTACAAAGGCCGACGCATAGATCAGCTGCCGGCACATCGAATAGCGAGGTTGGGCATCGCTCACGTGCCCGAGGGACGGCGAGTTTTCCCGCAGTCTACAGTGGAAGACAACCTATTGCTGGGTGCATACCGCCGTTTCAAAAAAGAAAGACGCAAAGTGAGGGCAGAGCTTGACGATATCTACGACAGGTTTCCGGTTTTAGCAGAGCGCAGACACAGAGCAGCTGGGCTTCTCTCCGGAGGAGAGCAGCAAATGTTGGCTATTGCCAGGGGTTTGATGTCTAATCCCGATTTCCTTCTTTTAGACGAGCCTTCTCTAGGACTTGCCCCCATCCTAGTGAGAGAAGTTTTCGAAATAATCAACGACCTCGCAGCTGAGGGTAAGACGATTCTGATCGTCGAGCAGATGGCAGTGCAGGCACTGGAAGTGGCCGATCGAGCCTATGTTTTGGAGACAGGATCGATAACGCTAGAGGGCACTGGACAGGAGCTAATAGAGGACCCACGCGTAAAAGCAGCCTACCTAGGCACCGTTTAA
- a CDS encoding acyl-CoA dehydrogenase — protein MDFQLSPEYRQLQQTCRRIAKERVAPRAREIDECEEFPNDIFETFRRSGLLGLAIPEEYGGSGAGCLGLVIAIEEVAKYCNSSALILLLSRLPTSPILIGGSEEQKKRYVSKVATGELKGAFALSEPQAGSWVMGIETSAQREGSKWILKGRKCWMSGATVADFYVVFAKTDPMKGHNGFTAFIVDRDNEGVSIGSIDRKLGVKGVPTAEVIFDDVELDDSAVIGSVGGGFKLAMRSLNSMRPIVAARGLGLAEGALMYATKYAEEREAFGGRVADFQGIRWTIADLAVQIEAARLLTYRAAVMVDQGRYDRTDAPYLSMAKYFATEVAVKAANECLQMMGAAGYMKDHPMELYYRDARQLTIVEGTSQIQKNLIAAGVIARDLWWD, from the coding sequence ATGGACTTTCAGCTATCTCCCGAATACAGGCAACTCCAGCAGACATGTCGGAGAATCGCAAAGGAACGGGTAGCTCCGAGAGCGAGAGAGATAGACGAGTGTGAAGAGTTTCCAAACGACATCTTCGAGACCTTCCGGAGGTCTGGCCTGTTAGGTCTGGCAATTCCAGAAGAGTATGGCGGATCGGGAGCTGGATGCTTGGGTCTCGTTATCGCTATAGAGGAAGTTGCTAAGTATTGCAACTCTTCAGCCCTCATCCTTTTGTTGTCGAGATTGCCTACTAGTCCAATCTTGATCGGAGGTTCCGAAGAGCAGAAGAAGCGCTATGTCTCGAAGGTCGCGACGGGGGAGCTAAAGGGAGCCTTCGCGCTTTCGGAGCCACAAGCAGGCTCCTGGGTTATGGGTATAGAGACCTCGGCGCAAAGAGAAGGTTCAAAGTGGATTCTGAAGGGGCGCAAGTGCTGGATGTCGGGTGCGACCGTCGCTGACTTCTACGTAGTTTTTGCCAAGACCGATCCTATGAAGGGCCACAATGGGTTCACCGCTTTCATCGTCGATCGAGACAATGAAGGAGTCTCCATTGGAAGCATCGACCGTAAGCTCGGGGTCAAAGGGGTTCCAACAGCCGAGGTGATCTTCGACGACGTGGAACTGGACGACTCCGCCGTTATCGGGTCGGTCGGCGGAGGATTCAAATTGGCTATGAGGTCCCTTAACTCAATGAGGCCTATCGTGGCGGCACGAGGCCTCGGGCTAGCTGAGGGAGCATTGATGTACGCAACGAAGTACGCAGAGGAACGAGAGGCGTTCGGGGGACGAGTCGCAGACTTTCAAGGCATTCGATGGACAATTGCAGATTTGGCTGTCCAGATAGAAGCGGCGAGGCTGCTTACGTATCGCGCCGCAGTTATGGTGGATCAGGGACGATATGACAGGACCGACGCACCTTACCTGTCGATGGCGAAGTACTTTGCAACCGAGGTAGCAGTAAAGGCGGCAAACGAGTGCTTGCAAATGATGGGAGCGGCGGGCTACATGAAGGACCACCCCATGGAGCTTTACTACCGGGACGCCCGCCAGCTGACTATCGTGGAAGGGACGAGCCAAATCCAGAAGAACCTTATCGCAGCCGGTGTGATAGCCCGCGACCTCTGGTGGGATTAG
- a CDS encoding WhiB family transcriptional regulator, with protein MGSKLKLTQISSWRKYGSCNGSDPELFYPESEEETASALAICSTCRVREPCLEYALEAREKLGIWGGTTERDRRRIWRRRRRTA; from the coding sequence TTGGGTTCTAAGTTGAAATTGACCCAGATCTCATCGTGGCGGAAGTACGGTAGCTGTAACGGTTCCGATCCCGAGCTCTTTTATCCTGAATCCGAGGAGGAGACCGCTTCAGCGTTGGCGATCTGTAGTACCTGCAGGGTACGAGAGCCGTGCCTCGAATACGCTCTCGAAGCCAGGGAAAAGCTTGGAATCTGGGGAGGAACCACCGAGCGCGATCGCAGAAGAATCTGGCGGCGTAGAAGGCGCACCGCCTGA